In the Centroberyx gerrardi isolate f3 chromosome 9, fCenGer3.hap1.cur.20231027, whole genome shotgun sequence genome, one interval contains:
- the LOC139922329 gene encoding protein sel-1 homolog 3 isoform X1 — protein sequence MNVLHSNIFGYAFAAAIILMGQYVLQAMSTSSSQSGDSLHDNFIVFDSAPDKVIDGSAIRVQYQCSWPCQLAVEVVVISPPRRTGLVVFRREWISSKPHRGPRIHEVRLRFPRSLVYQRDFFNRHILEVQHVTVRAWLDHLNDDYEPSTYHDSAVRIHKVLQIVPLSERPTKPPTECPSWPAELMWQMTRDRIYQCPHESDTIDILKFPLASTGERFGVVRKFQPFINRDLERARLHAVTQPSVTISVWIYLLKWCRRELCGIIHHVDRRNIYDSLLMQLTDTGDVIIQARLTTGGDEAFRSHVVLPLWKWIRLDCYIQDSKVMLDATWDNETHRHIYKFQNNIHYDDTSGYFAIGGGKYMPGIKGYFGNIKYYRFGTKKVKNPLFPKTTLEDLDKTHRECEEIKGFTTAFLQGVTQSHQALNKDFCIPHFITLWGQFGRNICQQTWTWETQLKHSALFRFLQTKEEDLRTGSWGMNNLQHLRTSLFEQAVGIMFNLDQTDIQITSTLIALLQASCCFGNHQASLLLATIHLAGLGRSMDQQQGHVYSLIGAVGDNRFTLMHVGYKHTQGIDGFPKDFDMAYSYYSNAGAQSNIDSWNRQENKQYPPDHIYLNNEEDLKSLTHESSDAFQYLKFQAERGHVESQKLLGTILFWGQNGASKDIASAVKWLERSAMQMEDPSAMYDYSILLLKGQGVKKNITLGIQLLEKAAAMGSIRALNGLGWYHSTILKDHKTAVKYFEQAARNGSDDGMFNLGIYHLTGNNPDSPWMNETAAFQQFLNASRFGHVAASVEAAWYLSTGSLEGVSQDVERAVILLKRVCERNGHLGYMIREALQAYLQGSWGEALVKYVLAAETGLGLAQTNVAHLCEALNLRYDFQWRYHNYSILNYDPHPSGLLKMGDYYYYSSSSREDSLSLVGRAISMYSRAALAGSPQGMYNLFVLAQRGHVHPLSLRGLLNVSRHDNLDILAEKILQRCVEIEHEDAVTPCSLALLRVQMGKALRKMTQNGAQLVLAYASLLSFFIIIIIVPVQICFEHLQINTEQRNANRHAVEVRTRTSAVNQAGVNWNRMQDGIMGRLGSISRMAENLWLTILNGEQWLRQTSDLAVTVSGVCLCAFWITLLYHLL from the exons ATGAATGTGCTGCACTCTAACATCTTTGGATATGCCTTTGCTGCTGCTATAATATTAATG GGACAATATGTGTTACAAGCCATGTCAACGTCCTCGTCCCAGAGTGGTGACAGCCTGCACGATAATTTCATAGTGTTTGACTCTGCCCCTGACAAAGTGATAGATGGCTCAGCGATCCGTGTGCAGTATCAATGTTCCTGGCCATGTCAGCTCgcggtggaggtggtggtgataTCCCCACCAAGGAGGACGGGGCTGGTGGTGTTCAGGAGGGAATGGATCAGCAGCAAACCCCACCGAGGCCCCAGGATCCATGAGGTGCGGCTCAGATTCCCTCGATCCCTTGTATATCAACGTGACTTTTTCAACAGGCACATTTTGGAGGTCCAGCATGTGACAGTGCGCGCTTGGCTAGACCATCTTAATGATGACTATGAACCCAGCACATACCATGACTCCGCGGTGAGGATCCACAAAGTGCTACAGATTGTGCCTCTCTCTGAACGCCCGACTAAACCTCCCACTGAGTGCCCTTCATGGCCTGCTGAACTGATGTGGCAGATGACCAGAGACAGAATCTATCAGTGTCCACATGAGTCAG ACACAATCGATATACTAAAGTTCCCCCTGGCAAGCACCGGTGAGCGCTTTGGAGTGGTCCGAAAGTTCCAGCCTTTCATCAACAGAGACCTGGAGAGAGCCCGTCTCCATGCTGTGACACAGCCAAG CGTCACCATATCTGTGTGGATCTACCTACTGAAGTGGTGTCGCAGGGAACTCTGTGGCATCATCCATCATGTTGATAGGAGAAATATATATGACTCCCTTCTGATGCAGCTTACAGACACAG GGGATGTCATAATTCAGGCACGCTTGACAACTGGAGGAGATGAAGCTTTCCGATCCCATGTGGTGTTGCCCCTGTGGAAATGGATTAGATTAGACTGTTACATACAGGACTCAAAG GTGATGCTGGATGCAACATGGGATAATGAAACTCACAGACATATATATAA ATTTCAGAACAATATCCACTATGATGACACCAGTGGATACTTTGCGATTGGAGGAGGCAAGTACATGCCAGGCATCAAAGGGTATTTTGGGAATATCAAATACTATCGTTTTGGAACTAAAAAG GTGAAAAATCCACTTTTCCCTAAGACGACATTAGAGGATCTGGATAAGACTCATCGCGAGTGTGAGGAAATAAAAGGATTTACAACAGCTTTTCTTCAGGGAGTGACTCAGAGTCACCAAGCtttaaataaag ATTTCTGTATCCCTCACTTCATAACATTGTGGGGCCAGTTTGGACGGAATATCTGTCAACAGACATGGACCTGGGAAACACAACTTAAGCACAGTGCGCTTTTCCGTTTCTTGCAAACAAAAGAGGAGGACCTCAGAACAG GATCTTGGGGCATGAACAACCTTCAGCACCTCAGGACAAGTTTGTTTGAGCAGGCTGTTGGTATAATGTTCAATTTGGATCAGACAGACATCCAAATCACATCCACCCTAATAGCTCTGCTGCAGGCGTCCTGCTGCTTTGGAAATCACCAAGCGTCTCTCTTGCTGGCCACCATCCACCTTGCTGGCCTGGGGCGCTCGATGGACCAACAACAG GGTCATGTCTATAGTTTGATTGGTGCAGTGGGAGATAACCGTTTCACCCTCATGCATGTAGggtacaagcacacacaaggAATCGACGGGTTTCCGAAAGACTTTGACATGGCTTATAGCTACTATTCCAATGCTGGGGCACAAAGCAATATTGACAGTTGGAACAGACAGGAAAATAAG CAATACCCACCTGACCACATCTATCTGAACAATGAGGAGGATTTAAAAAGCCTGACACATGAATCAAGTGATGCCTTTCAGTATCTGAAATTCCAAGCAGAGAGAGGACATGTAGAATCTCAG AAACTCCTGGGAACTATTCTTTTCTGGGGACAAAATGGAGCCTCGAAAGACATAGCAAGTGCAGTGAAGTGGCTTGAGAGGAGTGCTATGCAAATGGAGGATCCCTCGGCCATGTATGACTACTCCATTCTACTGCTGAAG GGCCAGGGGGTGAAAAAGAACATTACCCTCGGTATTCAGCTGCTAGAGAAAGCTGCAGCAATG GGGTCAATTCGTGCCTTGAATGGTTTAGGATGGTACCACAGCACTATACTGAAAGACCACAAAACTGCAGTGAAATACTTTGAACAAGCTGCACGCAACGGGAGTGATGATGGCATGTTTAACCTGGGAATTTATCACCTCACTGGGAACAACCCAGACAGTCCGTGGATGAATGAG ACGGCCGCGTTCCAGCAGTTTCTGAATGCGTCTAGGTTCGGTCATGTAGCCGCTTCAGTGGAGGCGGCCTGGTACCTGTCGACAGGAAGCCTGGAAGGGGTGTCTCAGGATGTGGAGAGGGCTGTGAT ATTGTTGAAAAGGGTCTGTGAGCGGAATGGACACCTTGGATACATGATCAGAGAGGCTCTGCAGGCCTACCTCCAGGGCTCTTG GGGTGAAGCGCTTGTAAAGTATGTTTTGGCAGCTGAAACTGGTCTGGGTCTGGCCCAGACCAATGTCGCTCACCTGTGTGAG GCACTGAATCTCCGTTATGATTTTCAGTGGAGATATCATAACTATTCCATATTAAACTATGATCCCCATCCATCTG GTCTACTGAAAATGGgagactactactactattcctCCAGCAGCCGAGAAGACTCATTATCCTTGGTTGGCCGGGCCATATCGATGTACAGCAGAGCAGCTCTAGCAGGCAGTCCTCAG GGAATGTACAACTTGTTTGTTTTGGCACAACGAGGGCACGTTCATCCACTGAGCCTCCGAGGCTTGCTGAACGTGTCACGTCACGATAACCTGGACATTTTGGCGGAGAAGATCTTACAAAG ATGTGTAGAGATTGAGCATGAAGATGCGGTAACGCCATGTTCTTTAGCTCTGCTCAGAGTCCAGATGGGAAAAGCCTTGAGGAAAATGACTCAGAACGGTGCACAGCTCGTGTTG GCTTACGCATCTCTTCTCAGTTtcttcatcattatcattattgttcCAGTGCAAATCTGTTTTG AGCATTTGCAAATTAACACAGAACAAAGGAATGCCAATCGCCATGCAGTGGAGGTGAGGACAAGGACGTCGGCTGTCAATCAAGCCGGTGTCAACTGGAATAGAATGCAAGATGGCATCATGGGAAGGCTGGGCAGCATCTCAAGAATGGCTGAGAATCTCTGGCTTACCATACTGA
- the LOC139922329 gene encoding protein sel-1 homolog 3 isoform X2, with translation MNVLHSNIFGYAFAAAIILMGQYVLQAMSTSSSQSGDSLHDNFIVFDSAPDKVIDGSAIRVQYQCSWPCQLAVEVVVISPPRRTGLVVFRREWISSKPHRGPRIHEVRLRFPRSLVYQRDFFNRHILEVQHVTVRAWLDHLNDDYEPSTYHDSAVRIHKVLQIVPLSERPTKPPTECPSWPAELMWQMTRDRIYQCPHESDTIDILKFPLASTGERFGVVRKFQPFINRDLERARLHAVTQPSVTISVWIYLLKWCRRELCGIIHHVDRRNIYDSLLMQLTDTGDVIIQARLTTGGDEAFRSHVVLPLWKWIRLDCYIQDSKVMLDATWDNETHRHIYKFQNNIHYDDTSGYFAIGGGKYMPGIKGYFGNIKYYRFGTKKVKNPLFPKTTLEDLDKTHRECEEIKGFTTAFLQGVTQSHQALNKDFCIPHFITLWGQFGRNICQQTWTWETQLKHSALFRFLQTKEEDLRTGSWGMNNLQHLRTSLFEQAVGIMFNLDQTDIQITSTLIALLQASCCFGNHQASLLLATIHLAGLGRSMDQQQGHVYSLIGAVGDNRFTLMHVGYKHTQGIDGFPKDFDMAYSYYSNAGAQSNIDSWNRQENKQYPPDHIYLNNEEDLKSLTHESSDAFQYLKFQAERGHVESQKLLGTILFWGQNGASKDIASAVKWLERSAMQMEDPSAMYDYSILLLKGQGVKKNITLGIQLLEKAAAMGSIRALNGLGWYHSTILKDHKTAVKYFEQAARNGSDDGMFNLGIYHLTGNNPDSPWMNETAAFQQFLNASRFGHVAASVEAAWYLSTGSLEGVSQDVERAVILLKRVCERNGHLGYMIREALQAYLQGSWGEALVKYVLAAETGLGLAQTNVAHLCEALNLRYDFQWRYHNYSILNYDPHPSGLLKMGDYYYYSSSSREDSLSLVGRAISMYSRAALAGSPQGMYNLFVLAQRGHVHPLSLRGLLNVSRHDNLDILAEKILQSSAQSPDGKSLEENDSERCTARVGLRISSQFLHHYHYCSSANLF, from the exons ATGAATGTGCTGCACTCTAACATCTTTGGATATGCCTTTGCTGCTGCTATAATATTAATG GGACAATATGTGTTACAAGCCATGTCAACGTCCTCGTCCCAGAGTGGTGACAGCCTGCACGATAATTTCATAGTGTTTGACTCTGCCCCTGACAAAGTGATAGATGGCTCAGCGATCCGTGTGCAGTATCAATGTTCCTGGCCATGTCAGCTCgcggtggaggtggtggtgataTCCCCACCAAGGAGGACGGGGCTGGTGGTGTTCAGGAGGGAATGGATCAGCAGCAAACCCCACCGAGGCCCCAGGATCCATGAGGTGCGGCTCAGATTCCCTCGATCCCTTGTATATCAACGTGACTTTTTCAACAGGCACATTTTGGAGGTCCAGCATGTGACAGTGCGCGCTTGGCTAGACCATCTTAATGATGACTATGAACCCAGCACATACCATGACTCCGCGGTGAGGATCCACAAAGTGCTACAGATTGTGCCTCTCTCTGAACGCCCGACTAAACCTCCCACTGAGTGCCCTTCATGGCCTGCTGAACTGATGTGGCAGATGACCAGAGACAGAATCTATCAGTGTCCACATGAGTCAG ACACAATCGATATACTAAAGTTCCCCCTGGCAAGCACCGGTGAGCGCTTTGGAGTGGTCCGAAAGTTCCAGCCTTTCATCAACAGAGACCTGGAGAGAGCCCGTCTCCATGCTGTGACACAGCCAAG CGTCACCATATCTGTGTGGATCTACCTACTGAAGTGGTGTCGCAGGGAACTCTGTGGCATCATCCATCATGTTGATAGGAGAAATATATATGACTCCCTTCTGATGCAGCTTACAGACACAG GGGATGTCATAATTCAGGCACGCTTGACAACTGGAGGAGATGAAGCTTTCCGATCCCATGTGGTGTTGCCCCTGTGGAAATGGATTAGATTAGACTGTTACATACAGGACTCAAAG GTGATGCTGGATGCAACATGGGATAATGAAACTCACAGACATATATATAA ATTTCAGAACAATATCCACTATGATGACACCAGTGGATACTTTGCGATTGGAGGAGGCAAGTACATGCCAGGCATCAAAGGGTATTTTGGGAATATCAAATACTATCGTTTTGGAACTAAAAAG GTGAAAAATCCACTTTTCCCTAAGACGACATTAGAGGATCTGGATAAGACTCATCGCGAGTGTGAGGAAATAAAAGGATTTACAACAGCTTTTCTTCAGGGAGTGACTCAGAGTCACCAAGCtttaaataaag ATTTCTGTATCCCTCACTTCATAACATTGTGGGGCCAGTTTGGACGGAATATCTGTCAACAGACATGGACCTGGGAAACACAACTTAAGCACAGTGCGCTTTTCCGTTTCTTGCAAACAAAAGAGGAGGACCTCAGAACAG GATCTTGGGGCATGAACAACCTTCAGCACCTCAGGACAAGTTTGTTTGAGCAGGCTGTTGGTATAATGTTCAATTTGGATCAGACAGACATCCAAATCACATCCACCCTAATAGCTCTGCTGCAGGCGTCCTGCTGCTTTGGAAATCACCAAGCGTCTCTCTTGCTGGCCACCATCCACCTTGCTGGCCTGGGGCGCTCGATGGACCAACAACAG GGTCATGTCTATAGTTTGATTGGTGCAGTGGGAGATAACCGTTTCACCCTCATGCATGTAGggtacaagcacacacaaggAATCGACGGGTTTCCGAAAGACTTTGACATGGCTTATAGCTACTATTCCAATGCTGGGGCACAAAGCAATATTGACAGTTGGAACAGACAGGAAAATAAG CAATACCCACCTGACCACATCTATCTGAACAATGAGGAGGATTTAAAAAGCCTGACACATGAATCAAGTGATGCCTTTCAGTATCTGAAATTCCAAGCAGAGAGAGGACATGTAGAATCTCAG AAACTCCTGGGAACTATTCTTTTCTGGGGACAAAATGGAGCCTCGAAAGACATAGCAAGTGCAGTGAAGTGGCTTGAGAGGAGTGCTATGCAAATGGAGGATCCCTCGGCCATGTATGACTACTCCATTCTACTGCTGAAG GGCCAGGGGGTGAAAAAGAACATTACCCTCGGTATTCAGCTGCTAGAGAAAGCTGCAGCAATG GGGTCAATTCGTGCCTTGAATGGTTTAGGATGGTACCACAGCACTATACTGAAAGACCACAAAACTGCAGTGAAATACTTTGAACAAGCTGCACGCAACGGGAGTGATGATGGCATGTTTAACCTGGGAATTTATCACCTCACTGGGAACAACCCAGACAGTCCGTGGATGAATGAG ACGGCCGCGTTCCAGCAGTTTCTGAATGCGTCTAGGTTCGGTCATGTAGCCGCTTCAGTGGAGGCGGCCTGGTACCTGTCGACAGGAAGCCTGGAAGGGGTGTCTCAGGATGTGGAGAGGGCTGTGAT ATTGTTGAAAAGGGTCTGTGAGCGGAATGGACACCTTGGATACATGATCAGAGAGGCTCTGCAGGCCTACCTCCAGGGCTCTTG GGGTGAAGCGCTTGTAAAGTATGTTTTGGCAGCTGAAACTGGTCTGGGTCTGGCCCAGACCAATGTCGCTCACCTGTGTGAG GCACTGAATCTCCGTTATGATTTTCAGTGGAGATATCATAACTATTCCATATTAAACTATGATCCCCATCCATCTG GTCTACTGAAAATGGgagactactactactattcctCCAGCAGCCGAGAAGACTCATTATCCTTGGTTGGCCGGGCCATATCGATGTACAGCAGAGCAGCTCTAGCAGGCAGTCCTCAG GGAATGTACAACTTGTTTGTTTTGGCACAACGAGGGCACGTTCATCCACTGAGCCTCCGAGGCTTGCTGAACGTGTCACGTCACGATAACCTGGACATTTTGGCGGAGAAGATCTTACAAAG CTCTGCTCAGAGTCCAGATGGGAAAAGCCTTGAGGAAAATGACTCAGAACGGTGCACAGCTCGTGTTG GCTTACGCATCTCTTCTCAGTTtcttcatcattatcattattgttcCAGTGCAAATCTGTTTTG A
- the psmb11b gene encoding proteasome subunit beta type-11b has product MAYEPRLSQRIEYLDESPIQFGQISAVRSSSAISSQDSILPTLSLPVGLPLAPSHAVPLPFPMSHGTTTLAFTFQGGVLAAADTRSSCSGLVACPAAQKILPIHSHLVGTTSGTSADCALWKRILARELRLYQLRHGRRLSTGGAAKLLSHMLHPFKGTELCVAATLCGWDGGEVDGCPHGGIERGLEDHTETDNQMIDREKSASASLEKVSLAKAKTQCLSSTIGEQQCFPKGRQGFSGPSLYYVCSDGTRLQGTLFSVGSGSPYAYSVLDQEVQWGLTVKEAVSVAREAVYRATHRDAYSGNCVDLYHITSKGWTRRNREDLKEEYYREKERRTQKKKEEGETGCDIVSVNT; this is encoded by the exons ATGGCATATGAACCCCGTCTTAGTCAGAGGATTG AATACCTAGATGAAAGCCCAATACAGTTTGGCCAAATCAGCGCCGTCCGGAGCTCCAGTGCCATCTCATCTCAGGACTCCATCCTGCCAACCCTCTCCTTGCCCGTTGGCCttcctcttgctccctctcaCGCTGTGCCTCTGCCTTTCCCCATGTCTCATGGCACCACCACCCTGGCCTTCACGTTCCAGGGCGGCGTGCTGGCCGCAGCAGACACCCGTTCCAGTTGCTCTGGGCTTGTGGCGTGCCCGGCCGCCCAGAAGATCCTGCCCATCCACAGCCACTTGGTGGGTACCACCTCAGGTACGTCAGCCGACTGCGCCCTTTGGAAAAGAATTCTGGCTCGAGAACTGCGGCTTTACCAACTCCGCCATGGCAGACGGTTATCCACAGGTGGGGCTGCCAAACTGCTTTCACACATGCTTCACCCATTTAAGGGAACCGAGTTGTGTGTGGCTGCCACCTTGTGTGgctgggatggaggagaggtaGATGGATGCCCTCATGGAGGTATAGAGAGGGGTCTGGAGGaccacacagaaacagacaatcAAATGATTGACAGGGAAAAGTCTGCGAGTGCCAGTCTGGAAAAGGTCTCTCTGGCAAAGGCAAAGACCCAATGCCTCTCTTCAACCATCGGTGAGCAACAGTGCTTTCCTAAAGGGAGACAAGGTTTCTCCGGACCCAGTCTGTACTACGTGTGCAGTGACGGCACCCGCCTGCAGGGAACGCTCTTTTCTGTGGGCTCAGGATCGCCCTACGCCTACTCTGTGCTGGACCAAGAGGTGCAGTGGGGGCTGACAGTGAAAGAGGCTGTTTCAGTAGCCAGGGAAGCTGTGTACAGAGCCACGCACAGGGACGCGTACTCAGGAAACTGTGTAGACCTTTATCACATCACTTCAAAAGGTTGGACTCGCAGGAACAGAGAGGATTTGAAAGAGGAGTAttacagagagaaggagaggcgaacacaaaaaaaaaaagaggagggagagacaggatgTGACATAGTCTCAGTGAATacatga
- the cdh24a gene encoding cadherin-24, translating into MDRGDGRTKYILEGEGVGSVFVIDSKTGNIHVTKSLDREEKDQYRLIATVTDRQTGRALEPSSEFIIRVQDINDNPPVFPNEPYVAMVPEMANIGTSIVQVTARDADDPTYGNSARLVYAITQGQDYFSVDPQTGVLRTAVPDMDRETQDEYLVVLQAKDMGGHLGGLSGTTTVTVKLSDVNDNPPLFRRSAWSFSVSELAAPGVEVGRLTATDPDLGENAQLEFTILETEEGDTFNITGRDQEAVIVLNKLLDYETRSSYSFSVEVANPVVDARYLRKGPFKDQATVRVMVLNADEPPRFSRARYHLDVSENCPPVCSVGRVYAVDPDTGQSTNIRYSIDPQSDPEALFRIASDTGFISTVMELDREREQWHNITVIATQRDNPNLVSRVVVAIETLDQNDNAPELDRQYTTSVCDSSAPGQVVQVLRAVDKDQGGQDTPVHFSIPPESSSALNLTIRESGGVTASLVLQSALEPLPGFSSSLLTLYVPVVLRDGASGLTNTGTVTVTICPCLRGGMQTEDRGRQRDRRWERHMVCLPMPSASPSLIFSMVTLLAMLACITTLLVVCALSLSLRHQKRDSHSPFEEDDVRENIISYDDEGGGEADTAAFDITALQSMHRIQHMQNNRNIWYTQQNPPRARTYSWSRNPRPGLDPQRPGSAPLYGRLCYGVHTLPVLRDYPEGPLEAGLQLAQLTHGLTSSHIGNSLVIQNQSTFEPVEPGAAHSAELGSYEAEHMVAKSKSTVRNGGSEANCDAKHTQDQVKINPAETEATLANKAATLTYCDPNESSCQSHTSSSSNQPEGRPGSSQTQISTGATSSTVDEIDTDSSIPSVSERNDSSSSQINTANAPVYLKGDAYSIVGSLNPNNRGMSVNGTSSSGLYPGGAQLLNMYRLGRKDLTPQPLPLPGAMFGYNKGWACGPEHAPERTGATNPLSLRVEDFLNFRLDQVTFDLSQPPYDSLQTYEFEGRDSRAESLSSLESDGEKEEGRAAGGMEELNQKFQRLVEIIKEREQEKEQEEKLTEEETPVVEEGQNVEATVNETHKQETEEDKEKEQQRWDF; encoded by the exons ATGGACAGAGGTGATGGCCGCACTAAATATATattggagggagagggggtgggcTCTGTGTTTGTTATTGACAGTAAGACGGGCAACATACACGTCACCAAGTCCCTGGACCGGGAGGAGAAGGACCAGTACCGCCTCATCGCAACAGTAACAGACCGCCAGACCGGCCGCGCCTTGGAGCCATCCTCTGAGTTCATCATCAGAGTGCAAGACATAAACGACAACCCGCCCGTCTTCCCCAACGAACCCTATGTTGCCATGGTGCCGGAGATGGCCAACATAG GGACGTCCATAGTCCAGGTAACAGCCAGAGACGCCGATGATCCGACATATGGGAACAGTGCCAGGCTGGTGTATGCCATTACCCAGGGCCAGGACTATTTCTCTGTGGATCCTCAGACAG GCGTCCTGCGCACAGCTGTACCTGACATGGACAGAGAAACCCAGGATGAATATCTGGTCGTCCTTCAGGCCAAAGACATGGGGGGGCATCTGGGTGGGTTATCAGGGACGACGACGGTCACGGTGAAGCTGAGCGATGTCAACGACAACCCCCCTCTCTTCAGACGGA GTGCATGGTCCTTCTCTGTATCTGAGTTAGCAGCACCAGGAGTGGAGGTGGGCCGCCTCACTGCCACAGATCCTGATCTGGGGGAAAACGCTCAGCTGGAGTTTACTATCCTGGAAACTGAGGAAGGGGACACATTCAATATAACTGGAAGAGACCAAGAGGCGGTCATTGTGCTGAACAAG CTGCTGGACTATGAGACCCGCAGCTCGTACTCCTTCTCTGTGGAGGTTGCCAACCCTGTGGTGGACGCTCGCTACCTGAGGAAAGGTCCTTTTAAGGACCAGGCCACAGTCCGGGTCATGGTCCTTAATGCTGACGAGCCGCCGCGGTTCTCCAGGGCTCGGTACCATCTGGACGTGTCGGAGAACTGCCCCCCGGTCTGCTCCGTCGGCCGGGTCTACGCTGTGGACCCAGACACCGGACAGAGCACCAACATCAG GTATTCCATCGATCCCCAGTCAGATCCTGAGGCGCTTTTCCGCATCGCCTCTGACACGGGCTTCATCAGCACAGTGATGGAGCTGGACCGCGAGCGGGAGCAGTGGCATAATATCACTGTCATCGCCACACAGAGGG ACAATCCCAATCTTGTGTCAAGGGTTGTGGTTGCCATAGAGACACTGGACCAGAATGACAATGCGCCGGAGTTGGACAGGCAGTACACAACGTCTGTTTGTGACTCTAGTGCCCCCGGTCAG GTGGTGCAGGTCCTGCGAGCCGTCGACAAAGACCAAGGAGGGCAGGACACTCCGGTCCACTTCAGCATCCCTCCTGAGTCCAGCTCTGCCCTCAACCTCACCATCAGGGAAAGTGGAG GTGTGACAGCCAGCCTGGTGCTCCAGTCAGCCTTGGAGCCCCTCCCTGgcttttcctcctccttacTCACCCTGTACGTGCCAGTTGTGCTGCGCGATGGGGCCTCTGGTCTGACCAACACTGGCACGGTCACTGTGACCATTTGTCCCTGTCTGAGGGGGGGCATGCAGACAGAGGatagggggagacagagggacaggagATGGGAGAGACACATGGTTTGTCTGCCCATGCcttctgcctctccatctctcatatTCAGCATGGTCACATTACTAGCCATGCTGGCCTGCATCACCACTCTGCTGG TGGTGTGTGCACTGTCGCTGTCATTGCGCCATCAGAAGCGAGACTCCCACTCACCCTTCGAGGAGGATGATGTCAGGGAGAACATCATATCCTACGATGACGAGGGGGGAGGGGAAGCAGACACGGCAGCTTTTGACATTACAGCGCTGCAGAGCATGCACAGAATACAACACATGCAGAACAACAGGAACAT ATGGTACACCCAGCAGAATCCGCCGAGGGCCAGAACGTACAGCTGGAGTCGTAACCCCCGCCCCGGCCTGGACCCTCAGCGGCCAGGCTCTGCTCCTCTCTACGGTCGTCTCTGCTACGGCGTCCACACGCTGCCCGTTCTCAGAGATTATCCAGaagggccgctggaggcaggtTTGCAACTAGCCCAGCTGACCCACGGGCTCACCAGCAGCCACATCGGTAACTCCCTCGTCATCCAGAACCAGAGCACCTTCGAGCCCGTGGAGCCTGGGGCGGCTCACTCTGCTGAGCTGGGTAGTTATGAAGCAGAACACATGGTGGCAAAGAGCAAATCCACAGTCAGGAACGGAGGCAGCGAGGCAAATTGTGACGCTAAACACACCCAGGACCAGGTCAAG ATAAACCCAGCAGAAACAGAGGCGACACTAGCAAACAAAGCTGCAACTCTGACCTACTGTGACCCAAATGAATCCTCGTGCCAGAGTCACACCAGCTCTTCATCAAACCAGCCGGAGGGACGACCGGGCTCATCCCAGACGCAGATCAGCACTGGAGCGACCAGCTCTACAGTAGATGAAATTGATACCGATTCCTCTATTCCCTCCGTCTCTGAGAGAAACGATTCCAGCAGCAGCCAGATCAATACTGCGAACGCCCCTGTTTACCTGAAAGGGGACGCGTACAGCATTGTGGGCTCTCTGAATCCAAATAACAGAGGGATGTCTGTGAACGGGACTAGCAGCAGTGGTTTGTACCCAGGGGGAGCGCAGCTTCTGAACATGTACAGACTGGGGAGGAAGGACTTGACCCCACAGCCTTTGCCCTTACCTGGGGCGATGTTTGGATACAACAAGGGTTGGGCGTGCGGGCCGGAGCATGCGCCCGAGAGAACGGGCGCTACCAACCCGCTGTCTCTCAGAGTGGAAGATTTCCTGAATTTCCGTCTGGATcaggtgacctttgacctgtccCAGCCACCCTATGACTCACTGCAGACTTACGAGTTCGAGGGGCGCGATTCAAGGGCCGAGTCACTGAGTTCACTGGAGAGCGacggggagaaggaggagggaagagcgGCGGGAGGCATGGAGGAGTTAAACCAGAAGTTTCAGAGGCTGGTGGAGATCATCAAGGAGAGGGAAcaggagaaggagcaggaggaaaagttgacagaggaagagacaccTGTGGTAGAGGAAGGCCAGAATGTGGAGGCTACTGTCAATGAGACGCATAAACAAGAAACTGAGGAGgacaaagaaaaagagcagCAGAGATGGGATTTCTAG